A single genomic interval of Anser cygnoides isolate HZ-2024a breed goose chromosome 7, Taihu_goose_T2T_genome, whole genome shotgun sequence harbors:
- the LOC106030304 gene encoding LOW QUALITY PROTEIN: solute carrier family 2, facilitated glucose transporter member 9-like (The sequence of the model RefSeq protein was modified relative to this genomic sequence to represent the inferred CDS: deleted 1 base in 1 codon), which translates to MGEKSQALGLSSSPPPHPLSPDSSRSLSPTDGKGTPDPGRGITRRLTFPLLSVTLLVSFGSSMLYGYNLAVVNSPAVHIKAFYNATWSRRYGHGLAPGLLTLLYSLTVSTFALGGLGGSLLVGLLVARYGRSGTLSRSALLVLLAGGFMGFSRELESPEMVIIGRSITGIHAGICLSVVPLYLGEIAPKNLRGFLGLMPSIFICLGVFSAQVLGLPELLGKDRYWPLFLAVVVVPASLQLLLLHCFPESPRYLLIERNDVRGATEALRRFLGTPDVRDAVQEMEEEQRSLSSAQTVSVWQLLRDRSVRWQTLSVAVVNAGMQLSGIDAIWFYTNTIFENAGIPPSQIPYTTVGTGAVEVVAGLVGCFTIEKLGRRPLIITGFCAMGVCLAGITLCLLLQTALPWTRYVAVACVVGIIAGFCMGPAGVPFLMTAELFTQSHRPAAYVLGGSLNWLCNFTVGFIFPFLQMSAGAFCYLVFCGVCLLVALYVYLIIPETKNKTFMEISRTFATRRAVLPACRGGMLKLRGYGALEGSLEGSGSGSGSGSGSELGSGLGSGSELGSGLGSGSGLA; encoded by the exons ATGGGAGAGAAGAGCCAGGCACTGGGGctgtcttcctctcctcctcctcatcctctctCACCCGATTCCAGCCGCAGCCTCAGCCCGACAGATGGGAAAGGGACCCCGGACCCCGGCAGGGGCATCACCAGG cgCCTCACCTTCCCCCTGCTCTCGGTCACCCTCCTGGTGTCCTTCGGCTCCTCCATGCTCTACGGCTACAACCTGGCTGTGGTGAACTCGCCGGCAGTG CACATAAAGGCTTTCTACAACGCCACCTGGTCCCGGCGGTACGGGCACGGGCTGGCCCCCGGCCTCCTCACCCTCCTCTACTCGCTGACCGTCTCCACCTTCGCCCTgggcgggctggggggctccttgctggtggggctgctggtggcacgCTACGGCAG GAGCGGCACCCTCAGCCGCAGCGCTCTGCTCGTCCTCCTGGCCGGCGGCTTCATGGGcttcagcagggagctggagtCCCCCGAGATGGTCATCATCGGCCGCTCCATCACGGGGATCCACGCAG GTATCTGTCTCAGCGTGGTGCCCCTCTACCTGGGAGAAATCGCCCCCAAGAACCTGCGGGGCTTCCTGGGCCTCATGCCCAGCATCTTCATCTGCCTGGGGGTTTTCTCCGCGCAGGTGCTGGGCCTCCCGGAGCTGCTGGGCAAG GACAGGTACTGGCCCCTGTTCCTGGCAGTGGTGGTggtccctgcctccctccagctcctgctgctgcactgcttcCCCGAGAGCCCGCGGTACCTGCTCATAGAGAGGAACGATGTCCGCGGGGCCACTGAGG CGCTGCGCCGGTTCCTGGGGACGCCCGACGTGCGGGACGCGGTgcaggagatggaggaggagCAGCGGTCGCTCTCCTCTGCGCAGACGGTGTCCGTCTGGCAGCTGCTGCGGGACCGCTCCGTGCGCTGGCAGACGCTCTCGGTGGCGGTGGTGAACGCCGGCATGCAGCTCTCGGGGATCGACGCT ATCTGGTTTTACACCAACACCATC TTCGAGAACGCGGGGATCCCCCCGTCCCAGATCCCCTACACCACCGTGGGCACCGGCGCCGTTGAAGTTGTTGCGGGGCTGGTCGGG TGCTTCACCATCGAGAAGCTGGGCCGGCGGCCCCTCATCATCACTGGTTTCTGTGCCATGGGCGTCTGCTTGGCGGGCATCaccctctgcctgctgctgcag ACCGCCCTGCCCTGGACGCGCTACGTCGCCGTCGCCTGCGTGGTCGGCATCATCGCCGGCTTCTGCATGGGACCAG CCGGTGTCCCCTTCCTGATGACGGCCGAGCTCTTCACGCAGTCCCACCGCCCGGCCGCCTacgtcctgggggggtccctcaACTGGCTCTGCAACTTCACTGTCGGCTTCATCTTCCCCTTCTTGCAG ATGTCAGCCGGAGCCTTTTGCTACCTGGTTTTCTGCGGCGTCTGCCTGCTGGTGGCCCTCTACGTCTACCTCATCATTCCCGAGACCAAGAACAAAACCTTCATGGAGATCAGCCGCACCTTCGCCACCCGCCGCGCTGTCCTCCCGGCGTGCCGCGGGGGGATGCTGAAGCTCCGTGGCTATGGGGCCTTGGAGGGCAGTCTGGAGGGATCGGGATCGGGGTCAGGATCGGGATCAGGATCAGAACTGGGATCAGGATTGGGATCAGGATCAGAATTGGGATCAGGATTGGGATCAGGATCCGGCCTTGCCTGA